The following proteins are encoded in a genomic region of Cricetulus griseus strain 17A/GY chromosome 7, alternate assembly CriGri-PICRH-1.0, whole genome shotgun sequence:
- the Wipf2 gene encoding WAS/WASL-interacting protein family member 2 isoform X2, with protein MPIPPPPPPPPGPPPPPTFNQANTEQPKLSRDEQRNRGALLQDICKGTKLKKVTNINDRSAPVIEKPKGSGGGYGPGAAALQPKGGLFQGGVPKLRPVGAKDASETLAGKTALQVPSSRAAAPRPPVSTAGGRPQDDSDSSRASLPELPRMQRPSLPDLSRPNTTSGTGMKHSSSAPPPPPPGRRANAPPTPLPLHNSKAQAYNREKPLPPTPGQRLHPSREGHPAPPPVKPPPSPVNIRSGPSGQSLAPPPPPYRQPPGVPNGPSSPTNESAPELPQRHNSLHRKTPGPVRGLAPPPPTSASPFLLSNRPPPPARDPPSRGAAPPPPPPMVRNGARDAPPPPPPYRMHGSEPPSRGKPPPPPSRTPAGPPPPPPPPLRNGHRDSITTVRSFLDDFESKYSFHPVEDFPAPEEYKHLQRVYPSKTNRGARG; from the exons ATgccaatccctcctccccccccacccccgcctggtcctcccccacctcccactttTAATCAG gcAAACACAGAACAGCCCAAACTCAGCAGAGATGAGCAGCGGAACCGAGGGGCCCTCTTACAAGACATTTGCAAAGGGACCAAATTGAAGAAGGTGACCAACATTAATGATCGGAGTGCTCCTGTCATCGAGA AGCCCAAAGGGAGTGGTGGTGGTTATGGCCCTGGAGCTGCTGCTTTGCAACCCAAGGGAGGTCTCTTTCAAGGAGGAGTACCGAAGCTGCGGCCTGTAGGAGCCAAGGATGCTTCAG AGACTCTAGCTGGTAAGACAGCCCTGCAAGTCCCCAGTTCTCGAGCTGCTGCTCCAAGGCCTCCAGTGTCTACAGCCGGTGGGCGTCCTCAAGATGATAGCGACAGTAGCCGAGCTTCCCTGCCAGAACTGCCCCGGATGCAGAGACCCTCTTTACCGGACCTCTCTCGACCCAATACCACTAGCGGTACAGGCATGAAACacagctcctctgctcctcccccaccacccccaggGCGGCGTGCTAATGCGCCCCCAACTCCTCTGCCTCTGCACAACAGCAAAGCCCAGGCCTACAACAGGGAGAAACCCTTGCCTCCAACACCTGGACAAAGGCTGCACCCCAGTCGAGAAGGACATCCTGCTCCACCCCCTGTAAAACCACCTCCTTCCCCTGTGAATATCAGATCGGGACCAAGTGGCCAGTCTTTGGCTCCTCCCCCACCGCCTTACCGCCAGCCGCCTGGGGTACCCAATGGGCCCTCAAGCCCCACTAATGAGTCAGCTCCTGAGCTGCCACAAAGACACAATTCTTTGCATAGGAAGACACCTGGGCCCGTCAGAGGCCTTGCACCTCCTccacccacctcagcctccccCTTTTTGTTGAGTAACAGGCCACCTCCCCCAGCCCGAGACCCTCCTAGTAGGGGAGCAG ctcctccacctccaccacccaTGGTCCGAAATGGTGCCAGGgatgctccccctcccccaccaccttaCCGAATGCATGGGTCAGAACCACCGAGCAGAGGAAAGCCTCCACCTCCACCCTCAAGGACGCCAGCTGGGCCAccccctcctccaccaccccccTTGAGGAATGGCCATAGAGACTCCATCACCACTGTTCGTTCCTTCTTGG ATGATTTTGAGTCCAAGTACTCCTTCCACCCAGTAGAGGACTTCCCTGCTCCCGAAGAATATAAGCATCTTCAAAGAGTATACCCCAGCAAAACAAACCGAGGTGCGAGGGGGTGA
- the Wipf2 gene encoding WAS/WASL-interacting protein family member 2 isoform X1, with translation MPIPPPPPPPPGPPPPPTFNQANTEQPKLSRDEQRNRGALLQDICKGTKLKKVTNINDRSAPVIEKPKGSGGGYGPGAAALQPKGGLFQGGVPKLRPVGAKDASETLAGKTALQVPSSRAAAPRPPVSTAGGRPQDDSDSSRASLPELPRMQRPSLPDLSRPNTTSGTGMKHSSSAPPPPPPGRRANAPPTPLPLHNSKAQAYNREKPLPPTPGQRLHPSREGHPAPPPVKPPPSPVNIRSGPSGQSLAPPPPPYRQPPGVPNGPSSPTNESAPELPQRHNSLHRKTPGPVRGLAPPPPTSASPFLLSNRPPPPARDPPSRGAAPPPPPPMVRNGARDAPPPPPPYRMHGSEPPSRGKPPPPPSRTPAGPPPPPPPPLRNGHRDSITTVRSFLDDFESKYSFHPVEDFPAPEEYKHLQRVYPSKTNRAARGAPPLPPILR, from the exons ATgccaatccctcctccccccccacccccgcctggtcctcccccacctcccactttTAATCAG gcAAACACAGAACAGCCCAAACTCAGCAGAGATGAGCAGCGGAACCGAGGGGCCCTCTTACAAGACATTTGCAAAGGGACCAAATTGAAGAAGGTGACCAACATTAATGATCGGAGTGCTCCTGTCATCGAGA AGCCCAAAGGGAGTGGTGGTGGTTATGGCCCTGGAGCTGCTGCTTTGCAACCCAAGGGAGGTCTCTTTCAAGGAGGAGTACCGAAGCTGCGGCCTGTAGGAGCCAAGGATGCTTCAG AGACTCTAGCTGGTAAGACAGCCCTGCAAGTCCCCAGTTCTCGAGCTGCTGCTCCAAGGCCTCCAGTGTCTACAGCCGGTGGGCGTCCTCAAGATGATAGCGACAGTAGCCGAGCTTCCCTGCCAGAACTGCCCCGGATGCAGAGACCCTCTTTACCGGACCTCTCTCGACCCAATACCACTAGCGGTACAGGCATGAAACacagctcctctgctcctcccccaccacccccaggGCGGCGTGCTAATGCGCCCCCAACTCCTCTGCCTCTGCACAACAGCAAAGCCCAGGCCTACAACAGGGAGAAACCCTTGCCTCCAACACCTGGACAAAGGCTGCACCCCAGTCGAGAAGGACATCCTGCTCCACCCCCTGTAAAACCACCTCCTTCCCCTGTGAATATCAGATCGGGACCAAGTGGCCAGTCTTTGGCTCCTCCCCCACCGCCTTACCGCCAGCCGCCTGGGGTACCCAATGGGCCCTCAAGCCCCACTAATGAGTCAGCTCCTGAGCTGCCACAAAGACACAATTCTTTGCATAGGAAGACACCTGGGCCCGTCAGAGGCCTTGCACCTCCTccacccacctcagcctccccCTTTTTGTTGAGTAACAGGCCACCTCCCCCAGCCCGAGACCCTCCTAGTAGGGGAGCAG ctcctccacctccaccacccaTGGTCCGAAATGGTGCCAGGgatgctccccctcccccaccaccttaCCGAATGCATGGGTCAGAACCACCGAGCAGAGGAAAGCCTCCACCTCCACCCTCAAGGACGCCAGCTGGGCCAccccctcctccaccaccccccTTGAGGAATGGCCATAGAGACTCCATCACCACTGTTCGTTCCTTCTTGG ATGATTTTGAGTCCAAGTACTCCTTCCACCCAGTAGAGGACTTCCCTGCTCCCGAAGAATATAAGCATCTTCAAAGAGTATACCCCAGCAAAACAAACCGAG CTGCCCGTGGAGCCCCACCTCTGCCACCTATTCTCAGGTGA